The following proteins are co-located in the Halarcobacter sp. genome:
- the hisF gene encoding imidazole glycerol phosphate synthase subunit HisF, whose product MSNFAKRIIPCLDVKDGRVVKGVNFVGLRDAGDPVEVAKRYNNEGADEITFLDITASHENRDTIVDIVRDVAKEVFIPLTVGGGIRKLDDIYKLLNVGCDKVSINSSAVVNPGFIDEGAKRFGSQCIVVAIDVKRVEDGSYHVFVKGGREDTGLDAIQWAKEVYSRGAGEILLTSMDTDGAKTGFELNITEQISSIVDIPVIASGGAGTMEHIKEAFEHGASAALAASIFHFKEIDIMELKHYLRENNIPVRI is encoded by the coding sequence TTGAGTAATTTTGCAAAAAGAATTATACCTTGCTTAGATGTTAAAGACGGAAGAGTTGTTAAGGGTGTAAACTTCGTTGGATTAAGAGATGCAGGTGATCCAGTTGAAGTGGCAAAAAGATATAATAATGAAGGTGCAGATGAAATCACTTTTTTGGATATTACTGCAAGTCATGAAAATAGAGATACTATTGTTGATATAGTTAGAGATGTAGCAAAAGAGGTTTTTATCCCTTTAACAGTAGGTGGAGGGATTAGAAAACTTGATGATATATATAAACTATTAAATGTAGGATGTGATAAAGTTTCAATAAACTCTTCAGCTGTTGTAAACCCTGGATTTATAGATGAGGGTGCAAAAAGATTTGGAAGTCAATGTATAGTAGTTGCTATAGATGTAAAGAGAGTTGAAGATGGTTCATATCACGTTTTTGTAAAAGGTGGTAGAGAAGATACAGGACTTGATGCAATTCAATGGGCAAAAGAGGTTTATAGTAGAGGTGCTGGTGAGATTCTTTTAACTTCTATGGATACAGATGGCGCAAAAACTGGATTTGAACTTAATATTACAGAGCAAATTTCATCAATTGTAGATATTCCTGTAATTGCTAGTGGTGGAGCAGGTACTATGGAACATATAAAAGAAGCATTTGAACATGGTGCGAGTGCAGCATTAGCAGCTTCAATATTTCATTTTAAAGAGATTGATATAATGGAATTGAAACATTATTTAAGAGAGAACAACATACCAGTAAGGATTTAA
- the rlmN gene encoding 23S rRNA (adenine(2503)-C(2))-methyltransferase RlmN, producing MNSIYDYTLDELKGKLKPSFRAKQVYNWIYKKYVTSYDEMKNIPKDLIQELKENYPLDILEIVKKEKSTDGSIKYLFKLRDGHTVESVLLLMKKKIVNDDGSVEQSEKFTVCISTQVGCKVGCTFCLTAKGGFVRNLIVGEIVNQIVQIKRDNNIPENKTLNIVFMGMGEPLDNYDNFVHSVKVFSEEDGLAINRRRQTVSTSGLSTKIEKLANEELGIQLAISLHAVDDDLRSELIPMNKAYNIKSIIDAVRKFPIDTRKKVMFEYLVIKDKNDDIESAKKLLKLLDGIKAKVNLIYFNPYPGTSYQRPQRDDMVKFQEYLTSRGLLCTIRESKGLDISAACGQLKEKETNASS from the coding sequence ATGAATTCTATTTATGACTACACATTAGATGAATTAAAAGGAAAATTAAAACCTAGTTTTAGAGCAAAACAAGTTTATAATTGGATATATAAAAAATATGTAACTTCATATGATGAGATGAAAAATATTCCAAAAGATTTAATTCAAGAGTTGAAAGAAAACTATCCATTAGATATTTTAGAAATAGTAAAAAAAGAAAAAAGTACTGATGGAAGTATAAAATATTTATTTAAATTAAGAGATGGGCATACAGTTGAATCTGTACTTCTTTTAATGAAGAAAAAAATAGTAAATGATGATGGAAGTGTTGAGCAAAGTGAAAAGTTTACTGTATGTATTTCAACTCAAGTTGGATGTAAAGTAGGTTGTACTTTTTGTCTTACAGCAAAAGGTGGATTTGTTAGAAATTTAATAGTTGGCGAAATAGTAAATCAAATAGTACAAATAAAAAGAGATAACAATATTCCTGAAAATAAAACATTAAATATTGTATTTATGGGAATGGGTGAACCACTTGACAATTATGATAATTTTGTTCATTCAGTAAAGGTGTTTTCAGAAGAAGATGGCTTAGCAATAAACAGAAGAAGACAAACAGTATCAACTTCAGGTTTATCAACAAAAATTGAAAAACTTGCAAATGAAGAGTTAGGAATTCAATTAGCTATTTCATTACATGCGGTTGATGATGATTTAAGAAGCGAATTGATTCCTATGAATAAAGCTTATAATATTAAATCAATTATCGATGCGGTTAGAAAGTTTCCAATTGATACTAGAAAAAAAGTTATGTTTGAATATTTGGTAATAAAAGATAAAAATGATGATATTGAATCTGCTAAGAAACTATTAAAACTATTAGATGGAATTAAAGCTAAAGTAAACTTGATATATTTTAATCCATATCCAGGTACTTCATATCAAAGACCACAAAGGGATGATATGGTAAAATTCCAAGAATATTTAACAAGTAGAGGTTTATTATGTACAATTAGAGAATCAAAAGGACTTGATATCTCTGCTGCATGTGGACAATTAAAAGAGAAGGAAACAAATGCAAGCTCTTGA
- a CDS encoding RNA-binding protein, with protein sequence MNIYVGNLSYRTDDNGLKSAFEKFGEVKSAKVITDRETGRSKGFGFVEMMTDVSGGQAIEELNGSELDGRTLRVNEARPREERPRRQY encoded by the coding sequence ATGAACATTTATGTTGGAAATTTGTCATATAGAACGGATGACAATGGTTTGAAGAGTGCTTTTGAAAAGTTTGGTGAAGTAAAAAGTGCAAAAGTAATTACAGATAGAGAAACAGGAAGATCAAAAGGTTTTGGTTTTGTTGAAATGATGACTGACGTTAGTGGAGGTCAAGCTATCGAAGAACTTAATGGTAGTGAACTTGACGGTAGAACTTTAAGAGTAAATGAAGCTAGACCTAGAGAAGAAAGACCAAGAAGACAATACTAA
- a CDS encoding ribonuclease J: MENNKADNQVNEVANKNTNIEKKQTEQKKSAPKKEQPQGKQNPQNRRRRNSNTRAKTNSNKTNSSWINDLRKAHSINERSHKERLNPHNKLNLSTNAKVRITPLGGLGEIGGNMMVIETEKSAVIVDVGMSFPDEDMHGVDILVPDFTYIRQIKDKIAAVLITHGHEDHIGAMPYLFKEMQFPIYGTSLPLEMIGSKFDEHKIKEYRKLFRPIEKRVPIKIGDFEIEWIHITHSIIDSSSLAIKTEAGTIIHTGDFKIDHTPMDGYPTDLHRLAHYGEQGVLLLMSDSTNSHSPGFTKSEKTVGPTFDRLFATSKGRVIMSTFSSNIHRVAQAIEHGLKYGRKICVIGRSMEKNLDVAMSLGYIKFPKDQFIDAHEVNKYKDSEVLIVTTGSQGESMSALYRMSIHEHRHIKIKPGDQIILSAKAIPGNEASVSGIINHLLKAGATVAYQDFSEIHVSGHAAQEEQKLMLRLIKPKFFMPIHGEYNHAVKHAKTGVDCGVLERNTYIMSDGEQVEVTPKYLKKVKSVKTGKVYIDNQLNHKIADDIVIDRQTMANEGVVIIVAQINANDRSIEERPRVTSFGLVPDKSDKYFSKEIEDLLVTFLKNAKEAIFKNNRIVEDEIRKVVRKHCIRKYKKYPMIVPTLFVQ; this comes from the coding sequence ATGGAAAACAACAAAGCTGATAATCAAGTAAATGAAGTAGCTAATAAAAATACAAATATAGAAAAAAAACAAACCGAACAAAAGAAAAGTGCTCCAAAAAAAGAGCAACCTCAAGGTAAACAAAATCCTCAAAATAGACGAAGAAGAAACTCTAATACTAGAGCTAAAACAAACTCTAACAAAACAAATAGTTCATGGATTAACGATTTAAGAAAAGCTCACAGCATAAATGAAAGATCTCATAAAGAAAGATTGAATCCACATAATAAATTAAATCTTTCTACAAATGCTAAAGTTAGAATCACTCCACTTGGAGGATTAGGTGAAATTGGTGGGAATATGATGGTTATTGAGACTGAGAAGTCGGCAGTAATTGTTGATGTTGGTATGAGTTTCCCTGATGAAGATATGCATGGTGTTGATATTTTAGTACCTGATTTTACTTATATCAGACAGATTAAAGATAAAATTGCTGCGGTACTTATTACACATGGACATGAAGATCATATTGGTGCAATGCCGTATTTATTTAAAGAGATGCAATTCCCAATTTATGGGACATCATTACCATTAGAGATGATTGGTTCAAAATTTGATGAACATAAAATAAAAGAATACAGAAAACTATTTAGACCTATTGAAAAAAGAGTACCAATTAAAATTGGTGATTTTGAAATTGAATGGATACATATAACTCATTCAATTATTGATTCATCATCTTTAGCTATTAAAACTGAAGCTGGAACAATAATTCATACAGGTGACTTTAAAATTGACCATACACCAATGGATGGATATCCAACAGACTTACATAGACTTGCACATTATGGAGAACAAGGTGTTTTATTATTAATGTCGGATTCAACAAACTCTCACTCACCAGGTTTTACTAAATCTGAAAAAACTGTAGGACCAACTTTTGATAGACTTTTTGCAACATCAAAAGGTAGAGTTATTATGTCAACGTTCTCTTCAAATATCCATAGAGTTGCTCAAGCAATAGAACATGGATTAAAATATGGAAGAAAAATCTGTGTTATTGGTAGATCAATGGAAAAAAACCTTGATGTTGCTATGAGCCTTGGATATATTAAATTCCCAAAAGATCAATTTATTGATGCACATGAAGTAAATAAATATAAAGATAGTGAAGTTTTAATTGTAACAACAGGTAGTCAAGGTGAATCAATGAGTGCCTTATACAGAATGTCTATCCATGAACACAGACATATTAAAATTAAACCAGGAGATCAAATTATTCTTTCAGCAAAAGCAATTCCAGGAAATGAAGCTAGTGTATCTGGTATTATCAACCACTTGTTAAAAGCTGGTGCAACAGTTGCATACCAAGACTTTAGTGAAATTCATGTATCTGGACACGCAGCACAAGAAGAACAAAAATTGATGTTAAGACTTATTAAACCAAAATTCTTTATGCCAATTCATGGTGAATATAACCACGCAGTTAAACATGCAAAAACTGGTGTAGACTGTGGTGTACTTGAAAGAAATACATATATTATGAGTGATGGGGAACAAGTTGAAGTTACTCCTAAATATCTTAAAAAAGTAAAATCAGTTAAAACTGGAAAAGTTTATATTGACAATCAATTAAACCACAAAATTGCAGATGATATTGTAATAGATAGACAAACTATGGCAAATGAAGGTGTGGTTATTATTGTTGCACAAATCAACGCAAATGATAGAAGTATAGAAGAGAGACCTAGAGTTACTTCTTTTGGTTTAGTTCCAGATAAAAGTGACAAATACTTTTCAAAAGAGATTGAAGATTTATTAGTTACATTCTTAAAAAATGCAAAAGAAGCTATTTTCAAAAACAATAGAATAGTTGAAGATGAGATTAGAAAAGTTGTAAGAAAACACTGTATTAGAAAATACAAAAAATACCCAATGATTGTACCTACACTATTTGTTCAATAA
- the rsmA gene encoding 16S rRNA (adenine(1518)-N(6)/adenine(1519)-N(6))-dimethyltransferase RsmA, whose amino-acid sequence MEKTIIAKKKFGQNFLKDKTVLSKIIQSMPNNNNHIVEIGPGLGDLTENLVKYKDTTAYEVDTDLIAVLKSKFAIDIENERFKLIHTDVLEAWEEKGSLHKSSYDLIANLPYYIATNIILRAFEDINCENIIVMIQREVAQKFAAKVNDKEYSSLSIITQLVSKEARILFDVPPESFDPPPKVVSSILFISKKKDVELDKGFLKFLKVCFSQPRKKLFKNLTALYNKEALSNIYNELNIKETLRPHEVDVSLYSQLYTKVKDGKQQS is encoded by the coding sequence ATGGAAAAAACAATAATAGCAAAAAAGAAATTTGGACAAAATTTCTTAAAAGACAAGACCGTATTATCAAAGATCATCCAATCGATGCCCAATAACAATAATCATATTGTAGAAATTGGCCCTGGATTAGGTGATTTGACGGAAAATTTAGTCAAGTACAAAGATACAACAGCATATGAAGTCGACACAGATTTAATAGCTGTATTAAAGTCAAAATTTGCAATAGATATTGAAAACGAGCGTTTTAAACTTATCCACACAGATGTTTTAGAAGCTTGGGAAGAAAAAGGTAGTTTGCATAAATCTAGTTATGATTTAATTGCAAACTTACCTTACTATATTGCAACAAATATTATATTAAGAGCATTTGAAGATATAAATTGTGAGAATATAATCGTAATGATACAAAGAGAAGTTGCCCAAAAATTTGCTGCAAAAGTAAATGATAAAGAGTATTCTTCACTTTCTATAATTACTCAATTAGTTTCAAAAGAGGCAAGAATACTGTTTGATGTACCTCCTGAATCTTTTGATCCACCACCAAAAGTGGTTTCTTCAATATTATTTATATCTAAAAAGAAGGATGTAGAATTAGATAAAGGTTTTTTAAAATTTTTAAAAGTTTGCTTTTCACAACCAAGAAAAAAACTTTTTAAGAACTTAACAGCACTCTATAATAAAGAGGCTTTATCTAATATCTATAATGAACTTAATATAAAAGAGACTTTACGACCTCATGAAGTTGATGTATCTTTGTATAGCCAATTGTATACAAAGGTAAAAGATGGAAAACAACAAAGCTGA
- a CDS encoding purine-nucleoside phosphorylase, with the protein MIVCAGRNETFNFAQPIGVGLIESAINLTRQCLFDKPEFLLFIGSAGSYGNHNIFDIVESKRAANIELSFLNDDSYTPLDNVLESENKMVKNDTIVNSSNYISKNFELSKQLNQYGIGIENMEFFSIVQVAREFEIPVAGIFVITNFTNENAHKDFMANHKEAMGKLTKYLEEKKIIKSFT; encoded by the coding sequence ATGATAGTTTGTGCAGGAAGAAATGAAACTTTTAATTTTGCTCAACCAATAGGAGTTGGTTTAATTGAAAGTGCTATTAATTTAACAAGACAATGTTTATTTGATAAACCCGAATTTTTACTTTTTATTGGTAGTGCTGGAAGTTATGGAAATCACAATATTTTTGATATAGTTGAATCTAAAAGAGCAGCTAATATTGAACTTTCATTTTTAAATGATGATTCATATACTCCTTTAGACAATGTTTTAGAATCTGAAAATAAGATGGTTAAAAATGATACTATTGTAAATAGTTCAAATTATATATCTAAAAATTTTGAATTATCTAAGCAGTTAAATCAATATGGAATTGGTATTGAAAATATGGAGTTTTTTTCAATAGTACAAGTTGCACGTGAATTTGAAATACCAGTTGCAGGGATATTTGTAATTACAAATTTTACAAATGAAAATGCACATAAAGATTTTATGGCTAATCACAAAGAAGCTATGGGAAAGTTAACTAAGTATCTAGAAGAAAAGAAAATTATAAAAAGTTTCACGTGA
- the gltX gene encoding glutamate--tRNA ligase, with protein sequence MAVTRFAPSPTGYLHIGGLRTALYSYLWARKTKGTFRLRIEDTDTQRNNEAAMDAILEAFNWVGLSYDGTVEYQSKRLDIYKKYIQQLLDEGKAYHCYMSKEELDALREKQMANKETPRYDGTWRPEEGKTLPEIPEGVEPVVRIKSPNEGRITFIDGVRSLMNFECSEIDDFVIARSNGMPTYNFVVTIDDALMEMTDVIRGDDHLTNTAKQIVIYEALGFNVPKFYHVPMINNPQGKKLSKRDGALDVMDYKRKGFLPEALLNFLVRLGWSNGDQEIFSMEEMLELFDPENINKSASSYNEEKLLWLNAHYIKNVSNDRLCKELEFFDCYLEGHDKKEMLLDLSKERAQTLIELKEAIEKILNVPTSYEAKGSKKFVKEDTIKILEIYMQTLEEVKDTLHLACDYETVTKPFIEKFELKFPQLFQPIRIALTGGTQAPSVYDIMAVLGYNEVKSRVFTAIERNFDKEA encoded by the coding sequence ATGGCTGTAACTAGATTTGCTCCAAGTCCAACTGGATATTTACACATTGGAGGATTGAGAACTGCACTTTATAGCTATTTATGGGCTAGAAAAACAAAAGGAACTTTTAGATTAAGAATAGAGGATACTGATACACAAAGAAATAATGAAGCCGCAATGGATGCTATCTTAGAAGCATTTAATTGGGTAGGTTTAAGTTATGATGGAACAGTAGAATATCAATCTAAAAGATTAGATATTTATAAAAAATATATTCAACAACTATTAGATGAGGGGAAAGCATATCACTGTTATATGTCAAAAGAGGAACTTGATGCCTTAAGAGAAAAACAGATGGCAAATAAAGAGACTCCAAGATATGATGGAACATGGAGACCAGAAGAGGGTAAAACTTTACCTGAAATTCCAGAAGGTGTTGAACCAGTTGTTAGAATCAAATCTCCAAATGAGGGAAGAATTACATTTATTGATGGTGTAAGATCACTTATGAACTTTGAGTGTTCAGAGATTGATGATTTTGTAATTGCAAGAAGTAATGGAATGCCAACATATAATTTTGTTGTTACTATTGATGATGCACTTATGGAAATGACTGATGTAATTAGAGGTGATGATCACTTAACAAATACAGCAAAACAAATTGTAATTTATGAAGCATTAGGTTTTAATGTTCCAAAATTTTACCATGTACCTATGATAAATAATCCTCAAGGTAAAAAATTATCAAAAAGAGATGGTGCACTTGATGTTATGGATTATAAAAGAAAAGGGTTTTTACCTGAAGCATTATTAAACTTTTTAGTAAGACTTGGTTGGTCAAATGGAGATCAAGAAATTTTTTCTATGGAGGAGATGTTAGAACTTTTTGATCCAGAGAATATAAATAAATCTGCATCATCATATAATGAAGAGAAACTTTTATGGTTAAATGCTCACTATATAAAGAATGTTTCAAATGATAGATTATGTAAAGAGTTAGAATTTTTTGATTGTTATTTAGAAGGGCATGATAAAAAAGAGATGCTTTTAGATTTATCAAAAGAGAGAGCTCAAACACTAATTGAACTAAAAGAAGCAATTGAAAAGATTTTAAATGTACCAACTTCTTATGAAGCAAAAGGTAGTAAAAAATTTGTAAAAGAAGATACTATTAAAATTCTTGAAATCTATATGCAAACTCTGGAAGAAGTAAAAGATACATTACATTTAGCGTGTGATTATGAAACAGTTACTAAACCTTTTATTGAAAAATTTGAGTTAAAGTTCCCACAATTATTCCAACCAATTAGAATCGCATTAACAGGTGGAACGCAAGCGCCATCAGTTTATGACATAATGGCAGTATTAGGTTATAATGAGGTAAAAAGTAGAGTTTTTACCGCAATTGAAAGAAATTTTGACAAAGAAGCTTAA